A stretch of Methanobrevibacter sp. YE315 DNA encodes these proteins:
- the rpl12p gene encoding 50S ribosomal protein P1, producing the protein MEYIYAAMILHSAEKEINEENVKSIIEAAGIEADDARIKALIAALEDVDIDEAMETTAMAAAAPAAAPAAAEAAEEEEEEEEEEEEEASEEAAAAGLGALFG; encoded by the coding sequence ATGGAATATATATATGCGGCAATGATTTTGCACAGTGCAGAAAAAGAGATTAACGAAGAAAATGTTAAAAGTATTATTGAAGCAGCAGGAATTGAAGCTGATGATGCTAGAATCAAAGCTTTAATCGCAGCTTTAGAAGATGTAGACATCGACGAAGCTATGGAAACTACTGCTATGGCAGCAGCAGCACCTGCAGCTGCACCTGCAGCAGCTGAAGCAGCTGAAGAAGAAGAGGAAGAAGAGGAAGAAGAAGAGGAAGAAGCTTCTGAAGAAGCAGCAGCAGCTGGATTAGGTGCTCTCTTCGGATAG
- the thiI gene encoding tRNA uracil 4-sulfurtransferase ThiI, translated as MNHDLIIARYGEIGLKSPKIRSRFEKRLVKNIKATFECEVDRNQGRIYIFPKDFDEGIEKLNRVFGIVSYSPATSTNANYDAIDETLTRYTEDLIAENILDENTKFAIKCRRVGKHDFTSQEMAAHCGGVVRNVVMAPVDLTNPDLTIFVEIREDKAFVYHQKIKGPGGLPLGTQGKVVVLLSSGIDSPVAAYLMMKRGCEIVALHCNNDPFSGPKVTENFNLLVDQLNIYAKGSPIKKRVIDYGEYLTVAKEKAPEKMTCVLCKSGMYRIAEKLAQKLGADAIVDGSSVGQVASQTLSNILATRYGVEMPILSPLIGLDKEEITAIAKDIGTFEISKIDDGGCSAVPKYPETRADLDRVKQACEDMNQDVEVEKAFMNIRILD; from the coding sequence ATGAATCATGATTTAATTATTGCAAGGTATGGTGAAATAGGTCTTAAAAGTCCAAAAATAAGGTCACGATTTGAAAAAAGGCTTGTTAAAAATATTAAAGCTACTTTTGAATGTGAAGTGGATAGAAATCAGGGAAGAATTTATATTTTCCCTAAAGATTTTGATGAAGGAATTGAAAAGTTGAATAGGGTATTCGGAATTGTTTCATACTCTCCTGCAACTTCAACAAACGCTAATTATGATGCTATTGATGAAACATTGACCAGATACACTGAAGATTTAATTGCTGAAAATATCTTGGATGAAAACACAAAATTCGCCATTAAATGTCGCCGTGTTGGAAAACATGACTTCACTTCCCAGGAAATGGCGGCACATTGTGGTGGTGTTGTGAGAAATGTTGTTATGGCTCCGGTCGACTTGACAAATCCTGATTTAACAATATTCGTTGAAATTAGGGAGGACAAGGCTTTTGTTTATCATCAAAAAATCAAAGGTCCGGGAGGTTTGCCTTTAGGAACACAAGGTAAGGTTGTTGTACTCTTATCAAGTGGTATAGACTCTCCCGTTGCAGCATACCTTATGATGAAAAGGGGTTGTGAGATTGTTGCACTTCACTGCAATAATGATCCGTTTTCAGGTCCAAAAGTAACTGAAAACTTCAATTTATTGGTTGATCAGCTCAATATCTATGCAAAAGGATCTCCAATTAAAAAAAGAGTCATTGATTATGGTGAATACTTGACTGTTGCTAAAGAGAAAGCCCCTGAAAAGATGACTTGCGTTTTATGCAAATCAGGAATGTACAGGATTGCTGAAAAATTAGCCCAGAAATTGGGTGCTGATGCTATTGTTGATGGAAGTAGCGTAGGTCAGGTTGCTTCACAGACATTGTCAAACATTTTGGCTACCCGTTATGGTGTTGAAATGCCAATCTTATCTCCACTGATAGGTCTTGATAAGGAAGAAATCACAGCAATTGCAAAAGATATAGGGACTTTTGAAATATCCAAAATAGATGATGGTGGATGCAGTGCGGTTCCTAAATATCCTGAAACACGTGCAGATTTAGACCGTGTTAAGCAGGCTTGTGAAGACATGAATCAGGATGTTGAAGTCGAAAAGGCTTTTATGAATATTAGGATACTTGATTAG
- a CDS encoding protease inhibitor I42 family protein codes for MKFSKIRNRSQFIFVLLVIFSIFVGLSCISAADVDKSISSVGDVNNLNLEESPIDSSINNISEDSSDSGIIVDENNDFTMSVRYTAGTGYHWEISPESYGVDVNSIDYKVDNPNLFGSSGTTFFSFHVNGESYYVKLVLISPSGEIVDEVDSNMVN; via the coding sequence ATGAAATTCAGTAAGATAAGAAATAGGTCCCAATTTATATTTGTATTATTGGTGATTTTTTCAATATTTGTCGGCTTAAGCTGCATATCAGCTGCAGATGTTGACAAGAGTATTTCAAGTGTAGGCGATGTGAATAATTTAAATCTCGAAGAAAGCCCTATTGATTCTTCTATTAATAATATTTCAGAAGATAGTAGTGATTCTGGTATTATTGTGGATGAAAATAACGATTTCACTATGTCAGTAAGATATACTGCAGGTACTGGTTACCATTGGGAAATTAGCCCAGAAAGTTATGGAGTTGACGTAAACTCTATCGATTACAAGGTTGACAATCCTAATCTCTTCGGTTCATCAGGAACAACTTTCTTTAGTTTCCATGTAAATGGTGAAAGTTATTACGTAAAATTAGTTTTAATTAGCCCTTCCGGTGAAATTGTAGATGAAGTTGACTCAAACATGGTCAACTAA
- a CDS encoding 50S ribosomal protein L1, protein MTQDVINAVKEAKEQSKPRNFTESVDIIINIRDLDVRKPENRFNEEVALPNGRGKDVKIGVIADGELIVQAKEAGLDTVINKGDLEEFGKDRKAAKKMANSVDFLIAQADMMPLVGRFLGPVLGPRNKMPKPVPASIKLDPLLERLQNTVKVGVKQQASIQIVVGSQDMSDEDIAENVETVLAVLDRNLEKGRSQIKSMFIKTTMGPVVRVI, encoded by the coding sequence ATGACACAAGATGTAATTAACGCGGTGAAGGAGGCAAAAGAACAATCAAAGCCGAGAAACTTCACTGAGTCCGTAGATATTATTATTAATATCCGAGACTTAGATGTCAGAAAGCCAGAAAATAGGTTTAATGAGGAAGTTGCTCTTCCTAACGGCCGTGGCAAAGATGTTAAAATCGGAGTCATTGCTGATGGGGAACTCATTGTTCAAGCTAAAGAGGCTGGTCTTGACACTGTAATTAATAAAGGAGATTTAGAAGAGTTTGGTAAAGACAGAAAAGCTGCTAAAAAAATGGCAAATTCTGTTGATTTCCTTATAGCTCAAGCTGATATGATGCCACTTGTTGGTAGATTCTTAGGTCCAGTTCTTGGTCCTCGTAACAAAATGCCAAAACCAGTGCCTGCAAGTATCAAATTAGATCCTCTTTTAGAAAGATTACAAAACACTGTCAAAGTTGGTGTAAAACAACAAGCAAGTATTCAAATTGTTGTTGGAAGCCAAGACATGTCAGACGAGGACATAGCTGAGAACGTTGAAACTGTTCTTGCAGTCTTAGACCGCAATTTAGAAAAAGGAAGAAGTCAAATCAAGTCCATGTTTATTAAAACAACTATGGGACCAGTAGTGAGGGTGATCTAA
- the alaS gene encoding alanine--tRNA ligase, translated as MVEIFDELGYKKQTCKTCGQEFYSQVDRDTCGDAPCDEYEFIANPATDKPYNLYEIQQVFREFLESEGHTHVHRYPVLAKRWRDDVFLVGASIFCFQPWVTSGLVKPPANPIEMAQPSIRLNDVDNVGRTGRHMTCFTMGTHTVINKEDDFIYWEDETIRLCHEFFKSIGINTEEITFIKSWWAGGGNEGPCYEVCCRGVELATLVFIQYETLEDGSKKEIPIKVVDTGYGLERIAWISQGTPTAYDACFAPVVDKLKELTGVEINEDIQGRNAQIAGMMDIEDIGDLKELRQQVADSLNISLEDYLKAAEPMEAIYIIADHTRCLAFMLADGIIPSNVKEGYLARLVLRRTIRFMKDLNMEESLADVMAIQLDFLSEFYPEIRDSEEHIMNIINLEEERFTATVKKGRSIVKRTIKRLKKEGKKEMPLDMLIDLYDAHGIPPEVVVDMAGDDFTVNVPDNFFTQVAGAHEKDTTNKKDTFKVDFPETELLFYKDFYQQEFEAEILGCVEKDGDFCLIFDKTAFYPEGGGQPSDIGDISIEGFAHKIHHVEKVDDVVLHHVEGFIPKAVVGEKVIGKVDWTRRITLARHHTGTHLVIAAARKVLGKHIWQAGSQNGLTRARIDLSHYKRITQEELNEIEKLANEYVMDNIDLDIQFHTRDEAQELYGFVLYQGGIVPGKMIRVVKIPGVDVQACAGTHVLRTGVVGPIKINKTERVQDGVERIDFSAGLAAIDSMQHDGEILRESSGVFKVENDQLPRTCDRFFSEWKAQKNEIDRLKSEIASLKMNSLAEEFDEINGLKVVHQLIEADFKELQKMATDFTDNGKADVVIMGNKDGKIVGAASQTAINNGVKINEIIKTAAGVLGGGGGGRLTLAQGAGKNADKMDEAIQTAVDLI; from the coding sequence ATGGTAGAAATTTTTGATGAACTTGGTTATAAAAAACAAACTTGCAAAACTTGTGGACAAGAGTTTTACTCACAGGTTGACAGAGATACCTGTGGTGACGCTCCATGTGATGAGTATGAGTTTATCGCTAATCCTGCTACCGATAAGCCATACAATTTATATGAAATCCAACAAGTTTTTAGAGAATTTTTAGAAAGTGAAGGGCACACACATGTCCACAGATATCCTGTTCTGGCTAAAAGGTGGAGAGATGATGTATTTCTGGTTGGAGCATCAATCTTCTGTTTCCAGCCTTGGGTCACTTCAGGTCTTGTCAAACCTCCGGCCAATCCTATAGAAATGGCCCAGCCTTCAATTAGGCTCAATGATGTTGATAATGTTGGAAGGACCGGAAGACACATGACCTGTTTTACAATGGGAACACACACTGTAATTAACAAGGAAGATGATTTTATTTATTGGGAAGACGAAACAATCAGACTCTGTCACGAATTTTTCAAATCAATTGGAATCAACACAGAGGAAATTACTTTCATCAAGTCCTGGTGGGCCGGTGGAGGTAATGAAGGGCCTTGTTACGAAGTATGCTGCAGGGGTGTGGAACTCGCTACTTTAGTATTCATCCAATATGAAACATTGGAAGACGGATCCAAAAAAGAAATCCCAATTAAAGTTGTAGATACAGGTTACGGTTTGGAACGTATCGCTTGGATTTCACAAGGAACTCCAACAGCTTATGATGCATGTTTTGCACCTGTTGTCGACAAGTTAAAAGAATTGACAGGTGTTGAAATCAATGAAGATATCCAAGGAAGAAATGCGCAGATTGCCGGAATGATGGATATTGAAGACATCGGTGATTTAAAGGAATTAAGACAACAAGTGGCTGACAGCCTAAACATTTCTTTAGAGGATTACTTGAAAGCAGCCGAACCGATGGAAGCAATTTATATTATTGCGGACCACACACGCTGTCTGGCATTCATGCTTGCAGACGGTATCATTCCATCAAATGTTAAGGAAGGATATTTGGCACGTTTGGTTTTAAGAAGAACAATTAGGTTTATGAAAGATCTTAACATGGAAGAGTCATTGGCCGATGTAATGGCAATCCAATTGGACTTCCTATCTGAATTCTATCCTGAAATTCGCGATTCAGAAGAACATATCATGAATATCATCAATTTGGAAGAAGAAAGATTTACTGCCACTGTTAAGAAAGGAAGGAGCATTGTTAAAAGGACAATCAAAAGACTCAAAAAAGAAGGCAAGAAGGAAATGCCTCTTGACATGCTGATTGATTTGTATGATGCTCATGGAATTCCTCCAGAAGTGGTAGTCGATATGGCAGGAGATGATTTCACAGTCAATGTTCCGGACAACTTCTTTACTCAAGTAGCAGGGGCTCATGAAAAAGACACTACAAATAAGAAAGATACTTTCAAAGTAGATTTCCCTGAAACTGAATTATTGTTCTATAAAGATTTCTACCAACAAGAATTTGAAGCGGAAATTTTAGGTTGTGTTGAGAAAGATGGAGACTTCTGCTTAATCTTTGATAAAACCGCATTCTACCCTGAAGGAGGGGGTCAACCTTCAGACATAGGTGATATTTCCATTGAAGGATTTGCTCATAAAATACATCATGTCGAAAAAGTTGATGATGTGGTACTGCATCATGTAGAGGGATTCATACCAAAAGCCGTTGTTGGCGAGAAAGTCATAGGTAAAGTTGACTGGACAAGAAGGATTACCCTCGCGCGCCACCACACAGGAACCCACTTGGTCATTGCGGCTGCAAGAAAGGTATTGGGCAAGCACATCTGGCAAGCAGGATCCCAAAACGGTCTTACAAGGGCACGTATTGACCTGTCACACTACAAGCGTATTACACAAGAAGAGCTGAATGAAATCGAAAAGTTGGCAAATGAATATGTAATGGACAACATCGATTTGGACATCCAGTTCCACACAAGGGATGAGGCACAGGAGTTATACGGATTTGTGCTTTACCAAGGAGGTATCGTTCCGGGTAAAATGATTCGTGTTGTTAAAATCCCTGGTGTTGATGTACAGGCTTGTGCAGGTACACATGTCTTAAGAACAGGTGTAGTTGGACCAATCAAGATCAATAAAACCGAAAGGGTTCAGGATGGTGTTGAAAGAATCGACTTTTCAGCAGGTCTTGCAGCAATCGATTCAATGCAGCATGATGGCGAAATTTTACGCGAAAGTTCAGGCGTCTTTAAAGTTGAAAACGACCAGTTGCCAAGAACATGCGACAGGTTCTTCAGCGAATGGAAAGCACAGAAAAATGAAATCGATCGCTTAAAATCAGAAATTGCAAGTTTAAAAATGAATTCTTTGGCAGAAGAATTTGATGAAATTAACGGATTAAAAGTTGTTCATCAGTTAATCGAAGCCGACTTTAAGGAACTTCAAAAAATGGCCACAGACTTCACAGACAATGGAAAGGCGGATGTGGTCATTATGGGTAATAAAGACGGTAAGATTGTAGGTGCAGCTTCACAAACTGCTATTAATAACGGAGTAAAGATTAATGAAATTATCAAAACTGCCGCTGGCGTATTGGGTGGGGGCGGCGGAGGCCGTTTAACCCTTGCACAAGGTGCAGGTAAAAATGCAGATAAAATGGATGAAGCTATTCAAACTGCAGTTGATTTAATTTAA
- a CDS encoding 50S ribosomal protein L10 yields the protein MAHVAEWKKEEVNELKGIIDQHDVIGIVDLMNIPAKQLQEMRKSLKGKAVIRMSKINLINLALEDCNADKNNIVDLSEHMEGQIAIIATEMNPFKLYKILEDSKTQAPAKPGTIAPEDIIVPEGDTGFEPGPFLGELQQVGIPAKIDKGKICVQKETVVVKAGEEVSKQVSATLSRLDINPMEVGMDLKAVYEEEAIYTSDVLAIDEEQTLADVQNAFRSAFNLSVNAAIPTDETISTIITLAYTRAINVGVAGAIMTSETSEPIIGLAQAKMLALASEVADAPGAIDDELADKLSNVAVAAAPVVEEVVEEEEEEEEEEENSEETAAAGLGALFG from the coding sequence ATGGCTCATGTTGCTGAATGGAAAAAAGAAGAAGTTAACGAGCTAAAAGGCATAATCGATCAGCATGACGTTATCGGTATTGTCGATTTAATGAACATTCCTGCAAAACAGCTCCAAGAAATGAGAAAATCTCTCAAAGGCAAAGCTGTTATCAGAATGTCTAAAATAAATCTAATTAATTTAGCTCTTGAAGATTGTAATGCTGATAAAAACAACATTGTTGATTTATCTGAACATATGGAAGGTCAAATTGCAATTATTGCAACCGAAATGAATCCTTTCAAATTGTACAAAATATTAGAAGACAGCAAAACCCAAGCTCCTGCAAAACCAGGAACTATTGCTCCTGAAGATATTATTGTACCTGAAGGTGATACAGGTTTTGAACCAGGTCCATTTTTAGGTGAATTACAGCAAGTTGGAATTCCTGCAAAAATTGATAAAGGTAAAATCTGCGTACAAAAAGAAACTGTTGTCGTAAAAGCAGGCGAAGAAGTTTCTAAACAAGTATCCGCAACCTTATCAAGATTGGATATCAATCCAATGGAAGTGGGAATGGATTTAAAAGCAGTATATGAAGAAGAAGCAATTTATACTTCTGATGTACTTGCAATCGACGAAGAACAAACATTAGCTGACGTACAAAATGCATTTAGAAGTGCATTCAACTTATCTGTAAACGCAGCTATCCCAACAGATGAAACTATTTCAACAATCATTACTCTCGCATACACTAGAGCTATTAATGTTGGTGTAGCAGGAGCAATTATGACTTCTGAAACTTCCGAACCAATCATCGGTTTAGCACAAGCTAAAATGTTAGCTTTAGCATCTGAAGTTGCTGACGCACCTGGTGCTATTGATGATGAATTAGCTGATAAACTTTCTAATGTTGCTGTAGCAGCTGCTCCAGTAGTCGAAGAAGTTGTCGAAGAAGAAGAGGAAGAAGAGGAAGAAGAAGAAAATAGTGAAGAAACAGCAGCAGCTGGGTTAGGAGCTCTGTTTGGTTAA
- the fbp gene encoding fructose-1,6-bisphosphate aldolase/phosphatase, giving the protein MKTTVSVIKADIGSVSGHCVAHPELMDICDEVLNEALETGIIKDYYISRCGDDIDLIMTHDKGEENEEVHKTAYEAFMKATERARELKLYGAGQDLLSDTFSGNIKGMGPGVAEIEFEERPSDPVLIFCCDKTEPGAFNLPVFRIFADPFNTAGLVIDPSLHDGFKFEVFDVIEHRKVVLNCPEEMYDLLALIGSTGRYVIKRVWKKNGEIAAAVSTERLNLMAGEYVGKDDPVCIVRAQSGFPANGECVDPFAFPHMVSGWMRGSHNGPMMPVSEAEANPIRFDGPPRVVGLGFQVANGELIGPVDLFDDPAFDPTREQAAKIATYIRRHGPFEPHRLPSEEMEYTSLPGVMEKLESRFEDMDD; this is encoded by the coding sequence ATGAAAACTACTGTTAGTGTAATTAAAGCTGATATTGGAAGTGTGTCTGGACACTGTGTCGCACACCCAGAATTAATGGATATTTGTGATGAAGTTTTAAACGAAGCTTTAGAAACTGGTATCATAAAAGATTACTATATATCCCGTTGTGGAGACGACATAGACTTAATTATGACCCACGATAAAGGGGAAGAAAACGAAGAAGTACACAAAACTGCATACGAAGCATTCATGAAAGCTACTGAAAGAGCACGTGAATTAAAATTATACGGTGCAGGTCAAGACTTATTATCCGATACCTTCTCTGGAAACATCAAAGGTATGGGTCCTGGTGTAGCAGAAATTGAATTTGAAGAAAGACCATCCGATCCTGTACTTATCTTCTGCTGTGACAAAACCGAACCTGGTGCATTCAACTTACCAGTATTCAGAATCTTCGCAGACCCATTCAACACTGCAGGTCTTGTAATTGACCCAAGTTTACACGATGGATTCAAATTTGAAGTATTTGATGTAATCGAACACAGAAAAGTTGTCTTAAACTGTCCTGAAGAAATGTACGATTTACTTGCATTAATCGGTTCCACCGGAAGATACGTAATTAAAAGAGTATGGAAGAAAAACGGCGAAATCGCAGCTGCAGTAAGTACTGAAAGATTAAACTTAATGGCTGGAGAATACGTCGGTAAAGACGACCCAGTATGTATTGTAAGAGCACAATCTGGTTTCCCTGCTAACGGTGAATGTGTAGATCCATTTGCATTCCCACACATGGTAAGTGGATGGATGAGAGGATCCCACAACGGTCCAATGATGCCTGTATCTGAAGCAGAAGCAAACCCAATCAGATTTGACGGACCACCTAGAGTAGTAGGATTAGGTTTCCAAGTAGCTAACGGTGAATTAATCGGTCCTGTAGACTTATTCGATGACCCTGCATTTGACCCAACCCGTGAACAAGCTGCTAAAATTGCAACTTACATCAGAAGACACGGTCCATTCGAACCTCACAGATTACCATCTGAAGAAATGGAATACACTTCACTTCCTGGTGTAATGGAAAAATTAGAATCCAGATTTGAAGATATGGATGATTAG